The Sesamum indicum cultivar Zhongzhi No. 13 linkage group LG6, S_indicum_v1.0, whole genome shotgun sequence genomic interval CATAATGCATCTTCTATTGCAGTGGTTTAACTTCTGTTCTATTGTCTGAGTTTCTTATATGTTCTAACAGATCTACGATCTGTAATCCAACGctcaaatcttattttatcataaataatttcatcatggttgcttttcctttttgcaTTCCCCCATGTTTGCACTAGTTTACTGTTAAACAATAATGTTATTTCTATCTGCAAGAAGAGAGGGCACAATTTCTTGTTTCAACTGATactacattattttattttatatttgaaaaagagTAACACTGtcattttaatcattaatgGGCAATTTGAAAACTCTATGTTATGTGAAATCACTAAATTGTTTAGATATTGTTGGCAGGAAGACGAATGTTTTTCCTCTTACATTTCTTGTGCTATTGTAATCTCACAAGGATGTTTTCTGTATACATAGCTGAACATGATCCACGTGCAATCATATATTGTTGTAGAACTAGCATAATTCTTCTAGATATATGTTATGTTGTATTTGACATCCAGTTTGGTAACAGAATGGAGCACCACAGAATCATCAGATGATGTAGGAAAGCAAGAGCTTGAGGAAGCATCAGATGAAGAGGAAAGCCACTTCTTTGATACAAATGACTATTTCCTTGAACCAACTTTTGGTTCTGGGCTAATAGGTACGGGTCACATGGATGATTATGAGAGATTGGAAAGTCATCAAACTGATGATGTGGTGAAGGCAGATGTAAACAAGAATATATTAGACTCTAGATATCCACATgttgaaagaaggaaaaggctACCAGATCCAATTGAGAAGGAGAAACGGGTCAGTCTGTGGTCTATGATCAAGGACAACATTGGGAAAGATTTGACTCGAGTTTGTCTACCTGTATACTTTAACGAGCCAATCTCGTCTTTGCAAAAGTGTTTTGAAGACCTAGAGTATTCTCATCTTTTGGATCAGGCATACAAGCATGGGAAAGAGGTACAATGTGTTTAGTTCGCAAGTTATTTATCTTCTTGCTGTTTTATTCTATAATGatactttcttttatatgCTTCCAAAGTACTTGCAGAACATCTTAATGATTTATTCCCCTATGTAGATTGATCGATGTAGTTGTTATAGTTGGTAAAATTCTGCGGGATCAGATGACACCACTTATCATCTGAGTTCCTGAATgtttttttggacaaaaaaatcTAAGTCTGCATCATGtttcacaaaatttataatttcatgtgTTAGTTACACTTAGCCCCCCGAGAAAATagccaaattaaatttttaacccTTGAACTTTagaaattacacttagattACTTTGAAAATAACTAGTATCATCAACTTTCTTGCTGATAACTTGTAGGACATTATGTGAATTGCCTTTCAGGATATGTTGCTTTCTTAAAAGTATCATCATGGTCGTTCTTTTTCCAGATTACTTTTGTATACATTCttccttttatatttcaatccTACAATACTAGGAGATTGAACtagatatttttatgtaaatgcAAGAATGGTCTGTAACCTCACTTTAGATAACATAGAACAATAATGAACCACCAAAAACCAgctacagtaaaacctctataaattaatactctataaattaataaactctataaaataataaaatcttctggtcccgacttgggcctttgtaaaaaatcatcaaattcgataagataataaaataatatttttttgaaaaattcctttataaatattaggtcccattaaaactctaaattaataattcataaatattacaattataaatattatggtaatttactaaaatgtgaagtctgtaatgctttacgcatttgatcattcatggatgattttgtgatgtcttttagatgagaagacatggttgggtgttatgaattattttattatcatattgagatttatgtagtatatgtttcattcatcatgcatgaatatatttaattgggtataatagttattcaagtgcaacgaattaatgtaaacatatatatttaagttattccaatgaattgatacatgtgtctatgaatattatagttaattgtaaataatgaattgatattatacattaatatatttaattagttataaaaaattaattgatgcatgaatataatcaatgaaacatatatgaattcatttattttcaatacatatgtactaaatttgttgaatttaaaaaatctctcttttaattaataaaatattaatttatcgataaattaatatctctctaaattaataaaatttcatggtcccaagattattaatttatagaggttttactgtatttttccATCTCCAATGGCCATAATCCCATAATAATGCTTACtccattatatattcatttcacTCTGTAACTTctacaaatatcaaattaatactaaaaatattttggtcaataaaatataaaaccacTGGATGAGGTACGAAATTGGAATTTcacttaatttttctaatgaCGTCTGCATTGTCCATCTAAAATCCTGATATCAGGGGTGTGATTATAAACACAGATTTCTGGAGGGGGTTtaggtataattttaaaacttttaagcAGGCAAAGTATATTAATGCTATTTTTTAGGGGATCTTTTTGTACTTAACCCTTAATTCGTCAAAATCTTTTTGGCTATTGGAACATGACAATGATTTAGGATCTACAAATGGATTAAGTTTACCACTGTTCCAAATGATGCTTCTAAAATTAATGTTGCCATCATAATAAAATGACTGCATTATGTAGTTTTCCATGTGACCATTTCCTGTGCTGATGTTAAAGGAAGGTTTTTGACCTCCTTGGAACTATGGTTTTTCTGgtttttaatttgttcattGTTAATGCACCAAAAAAGCTATGCACTTATCCCCATAAAACTTAAGCCTAAACTCCAGAAGCTTTGTTGTTAGTTCAGATGAAATGGTCATTCGATATTCATTTACGAGCTAGAATGTGAATTATGTATTAGAGTGTGAGATTGTGATTAAACATGATGCTGTTACTCCAGGGAAACAGTGTCATGAGGATTCTGAGTGTTGCTGCTTTTGCTGTTTCTGGATATGCTTCATCTGAAGGCCGCCACTGTAAACCCTTCAATCCTTTACTTGGTGAAACTTATGAAGCTGATTATCCTGAAAAAGGAATTCGCTTCTTCTCTGAGAAGGTGTCTGTGCAAAACATTTCTCCATTATAGGATTTAATTGGATNNNNNNNNNNAATTCAAAATGGTAAAACCAAATTTTCACATTTGAACTACTCTAACCTCGTCTTGTGCACTCTGGTTATCTATAGTTAGCTGACCTTCCCTTTCTTTGAGCAATCAACAAATTGCAGCCAACAAATATCCCTCAccttttgaaatgattttgtaaCAACTTGATATTTACCAGCAAAACTATTTTCTTAGCTTATTTTCTGCCCAATCTTCGAAATTAATGGTATCTTgtcaattactttttttttctagaaaacaTTGGTTTTAACTATCTTATTCTTGAAATAGGTCAGTCACCACCCCACAGTCATTGCTTGTCACTGTGAAGGTAAAGGCTGGAAATTCTGGGGTGACACTAAccttaaatcaaaattttggggGAGATCAATCCAACTTGATCCTGTTGGAACTCTTAATCTGGAGTTTGATGATGGGGAGATTTTCCAGTGGAGCAAGGTGCAGTCACATGTTCATACACGAGCACTTAAACTGTTGACTATATTCCGGTAGTTTGTTTATTCCTGGAAACACTACATTGATATTAGTGGTATTTTCTGCAGGTCACAACGAGCATCTACAATCTAATCCTTGGTAATATATATTGCGACCACCATGGGACAATGCATATACGGGGTAATCGTGAGTACTCGTGCAAGCTCAAGTTCAAGGAACAGTCAATTCTAGACCGCAATCCTCACCAGgtaaatgcaatatatttgTACTATAATTCCTCCTTACTGTTATGAAGTCAATCAACTGATATGAATGAATTTTAAGAGAACCATACTAACTGGACAGGTTCATGGATTTGTTGAAGATGCCACTGGCAAGAAAGTTGCTCAGTTGTTTGGAAAGTGGGATGATAGCATGTGTTTTATAAACGGAGACGGAACTGGCAATGTAAAAGGCAGGTCGGAGGCATCTTTGTTATGGAAAAGGAATAAGCCGTCTCCAAACCCCACCCGCTACAACCTAACTTCTTTTGCAATTACACTCAATGAGTTGACACCAGGACTGAAGGTATGGGCGACATATTGGCTAATCCTCTTCCCTTTCTGCTATTTTTCTGATATGTACATCTAATTGTATGTTATACTGATTCCAAGTGTTTGATCATGGTTGAAGGAGAAGCTCCCACCTACAGATTCAAGACTGAGACCAGACCAGCGGTATTTGGAGAATGGGGAATATGACAAAGCAAATGTAGAGAAGCTCCGGTTGGAAATGCGCCAGAGAATGGTATGTGAACCTTCTTTTTGCTATGTGAATACACATGCAGCAACTCCAATGCTCTTTTGCTGTCTTAGGACACCACATGAAAATATGCTTGCCTATTCTTTTAGCAATACATGTAAGCTAAATTATACGTTTTGCCAAAAACTATCTATAAAGCTCATGATATTCAGGTAGCAGAAGAGACCTATTTGGGAGAAGAGAATGGGGTTGGAGTTGGACATAATCTTGTGTGATATCAGTTTGTTAGATGAACTTCTCTTTGGTTGATTTAGAATTCTCTTTTGATGAAAGTATAGAATGGGTTCAGTTAACACTGTGACCGTAGTATAACCAGCAAGGTTTCTTAGAGGGCTCGTGATGTTTAGCTTGTAGACTAGAGATAGACTTCATTATATGGTGCTTTATGAATTATGTTGTCTTTCTTGTTATTTCTGTTGATATTTCTTATTTGCCTGGATTAACATGCAATAACTTTTTCAGCATAAACATCTAATTTCCCACATAATATTCTCAGTGctcttgatttatttattttacttgttttttttaaatgttcttTTTTGCCTACGAGCTTCATTCTTGGGCTGTAAACCATTCCAAAGTCGGTTATTTTGTTAAGTAAGGCATTTATATCTTGATGAAATCACCCATGCCCATAGACCACATGGTTGTTACTTcaatacattaaatatatgttctCAAATAATCCTTAGGACTCTGATGTTGCTACTATACATGAAATTGTAAGAAGATGATAACATAATGTGTATGCTGCCTCTTCTTCCTTATAGTCGAGGAAATTGCAAGAACATGGTTGGAAGCCAAAATGGTTCCAAAGAGATGGCGAAGGAGCCTTCCATTATGTAGGTGGATACTGGGAAGCCCGACAGCAAGCAAAGTGGGACAGCTGCCCAGATATTTTTGGTGAGATCAGTCAAGAACTCATTAACTCCCTTGAGGACTcctgattttttaaaaaggtatattatttgttccattttatcttttttgtcGTGACGTTGCATTTGTTTGGCTATAAATCAACTAGTAACAAAGAGTTTAGAATTAGCTCAAGCATTATTCCCAAACTAGCAAGCCAAATGTGTTTGTTCGTTGAGTTCGATTGAGGAAAACATTAaagatacataaattttctgttttaGCAGACAGATCATGTGAAGAGCAAGAGtatataactataattaatgcGAGGAATGTGTATGACtatacatttatttctttttcttttagaacAACATTAACTTTCATACTAAAGCTTttgaagaatataattttattccaGGCGGAATTATTTCGTCCATTTTGTATTTCCGTTTTTCCATTTATCGGTTCAATTCTGGAACCTTTTGAATTCAGAGGTAGATCTTCACGAAGATGGTTGAAGCAAATTGTTGTATTCATTGATGTCATCAACTTCTAATCTTTTGAAAGCGACAATTATATGCGCCTTGTCCTCATATGTCGATGATTGTTTTAGTATCTTACCAAATAGTTTCGTCTTCTGGAGAAAGATAATTGTTTCATTGTGCTTCCATCAGCTTCATAAGTTTGGTTAATCTTGCTGCTGAATGCAGAAAACAGAGCGACAGAAGGCCATAAACATTCACAGTTTAAGTGCCGGTCAGTTGGGATCATCTTTCGACatataaagaatttgaagACGTGAGTTGTTCGATCTTATTTTAGCTTAGGATATTACCAATTTCCAGAATGATATTTTCTGCATGGTTGAGATTTTTGTCTATGTAATGTCTCTCATTTATTCTTCCCCAGCTAATACTAGCTGTGAGCTAAtctcttccctttttttttttttccaggtagttcatttgtaattttttttccaaatgaactcaaaagaaatattgaaCAATTGTCTGCAAaagattttcatatttaactaaattacatatatacatagacaTATGTTGGAAGTATGTATATGTGTTTTGTGTatctcatttgtttggtaGAAGATTAACATGAGTTAACCAAACTATccctatttttaaattatacatatcttaaaaatataatataaaatataatttaattatatgtatatatatattaagaaacttaaaaaatgGAGATAACTCGCTGACAGACTAGAGATTGGTCGTGGGTGGAATGTCAAAATGCTCATAGTCGGACGGGCTTTCGAACGGTGGAACACACGCTTCAAGAAATGGTTTGACgatggagaaaaaaataatagaaattgcTCGCTGTTGGACGAGCTTTCTAATGGGGGTAATCACGAGTCGAGAGCTGGTCAAACAgtggagaaaaaaaagatagaataTGGGGAGGCGCGGTTAGGATTTTTTGAGcgaaaaaattgagataactCACCAACAAATTGAAGATTTGCAGTGGGTGAGGTATCAAAATGCTCGCTGTTAGATGGGCTTTCCAACGATGGTGAGCTTGCTTCGAAAGGTTGTCGAACAGTGGAGATatggaaagagaagaaaactaGATTTAAGAtatatacatctatatattaaaataaaatataattttatatattaaaattatatatttttaatttttgataaacataattaaattttgagccACAAATTTAGATCAGATTAAATATAGGCCATTGATTTAAAAATGGTACTTTGTCATTGCAACATCAAACTCATGTTCAAATATATTAGGGGCCAGTATGtacctttttaaattttaaaaaaatatatataatatttttttatcacaataGCCTATTTAAACATTTTAGATATTATCTGGGTCATTTGGATTTTACCCCTTATTTTACCCACCCATACCCTCATATCTAACCagcttgtaattttataaatgctTCAATAAAGttagcaatttttttcattgaaatttataaaataaaatacttatgataaaattatgaaactcTTTTGTTATACTACTGATTACATATCCATGTTATTAGTTActccaaaatttttaatttaaaacgaaaaatttaaatagttaaataatttttcaaatagttGGACAATTTATTTCGAAGAAATTCACAAGAATAACTACCCACAAAGTGAATTATGTGTAGTCAATAATTCGATTTTAATCATTAAACTAAAACTTGATTAGTGAATAATTATCTCGTTAGAAATGAATTCACCAGTCATTGCCTCGGAAATTACTTCCACACCCCCTAACTTTCCCAGCCTTGCAAGCCCAATTGAAATGTAGGATATGAAAATTGTCCATCCGAGTGTATCTagcatttaatattttcatgccTGGCCAGCCAGAATTCCTTCAAATTGCTCCAAGTACATCCTGAAATTTGATTACGAACAACTcgtttaaaagaaatattcaattgatatatttaagtatttttaaaatttatatattatttatcgaATTAGTTCTTAATACATGTGAAACGGGACATCACAATCACCCATTTTTCAGAATGCAACATCCTCGCTATAGCATGACATAGCCATGATCGGTTAGTCATAGAGAATCTAGAAGTGGCTCCTACAAGATGTGGCTCATGTGCATGTAGCATGCACTTTGTCCAGCTGGTTTAAAAGACGACTTTTATACTTATAGAACTTTGTCCCGCATGGCACTTAATTTTCGATTCCATTTGACGATTGGCTCTGATGCCATTTGTTATGCCCCAGGCCCGCAAGCCTGATGAATGTGAAAATTGTCTCGATTATAAGCAACTCACTGAAATGAAATATCCAATAAATgcattaaactttttttaatcaaaatttatgtatcACTTATCTTCTTAGTTCCTAGTTCATGGGAAACGGGGTGGGATAGATTCTGCGCCAAAGCATGGAAGAAAGAACgtgacaataaatatatatatatacaactccATTAAAGATAGCAGCCTAATTCTTGCCCACCATTAGAAGTGGTCCGGTAAGCATAACATAAGTGGGGTTTCATCTCcaccattattattttataacctcgtatttcaatattattattaaagaaaatgcaCTTTACAAGGTGAATAAGTAAAGCaatcaatgttttttttttctgttttttattttttttgataatttaaggC includes:
- the LOC105164295 gene encoding oxysterol-binding protein-related protein 2A, with amino-acid sequence MRVKELHPLCCIPLESPEIGAESPEPTLLRTGSAVNFSGGGSDFNDRGSDVSTSTSVAGVLYKWTNYGKGWRSRWFTLRSNGVLSYSKTRRPDSPENDVVVIGSAIANRRNASKHCKNVGIVHLKVSSFRESKADDRRFYIFTATKTLHLRTNTKKEKVSWIQALISIRSPFQLRLQIGVTPHLTRNLSISTERLKRRLLEEGIGEGLVKECEQIMLSEFSHVEGQFQVLCEERSNLLVTLRQLEATNIEAEVSGINVREYELMKQEYTNLARGKYSEWSTTESSDDVGKQELEEASDEEESHFFDTNDYFLEPTFGSGLIGTGHMDDYERLESHQTDDVVKADVNKNILDSRYPHVERRKRLPDPIEKEKRVSLWSMIKDNIGKDLTRVCLPVYFNEPISSLQKCFEDLEYSHLLDQAYKHGKEGNSVMRILSVAAFAVSGYASSEGRHCKPFNPLLGETYEADYPEKGIRFFSEKVSHHPTVIACHCEGKGWKFWGDTNLKSKFWGRSIQLDPVGTLNLEFDDGEIFQWSKVTTSIYNLILGNIYCDHHGTMHIRGNREYSCKLKFKEQSILDRNPHQVHGFVEDATGKKVAQLFGKWDDSMCFINGDGTGNVKGRSEASLLWKRNKPSPNPTRYNLTSFAITLNELTPGLKEKLPPTDSRLRPDQRYLENGEYDKANVEKLRLEMRQRMSRKLQEHGWKPKWFQRDGEGAFHYVGGYWEARQQAKWDSCPDIFGEISQELINSLEDS